The Haloplanus sp. CK5-1 genome contains a region encoding:
- a CDS encoding cupin domain-containing protein, with the protein MSQESTAPVVRRAVDVEYESVDAAPGLSKGVLIDEDDGAPNFAMRRFTLDPGAEVPRHTNAVEHEQYVLEGEYVVGIDGEEHTVSAGDSLLVPAGVVHWYRNESDGMGAFVCVVPNGDDTIELAAESNG; encoded by the coding sequence ATGAGCCAGGAGTCCACTGCTCCGGTCGTCAGGCGCGCCGTCGACGTCGAGTACGAGTCCGTCGACGCCGCTCCCGGCCTCTCGAAGGGGGTCTTGATCGACGAGGACGACGGCGCACCCAACTTCGCGATGCGCCGGTTCACGCTCGACCCCGGCGCCGAGGTGCCCAGACACACCAACGCGGTCGAACACGAACAGTACGTCCTCGAGGGGGAGTACGTCGTCGGCATCGACGGCGAGGAGCACACGGTGTCGGCGGGCGATTCGCTGCTCGTCCCCGCGGGCGTCGTCCACTGGTACCGCAACGAGAGCGACGGGATGGGCGCGTTCGTCTGTGTCGTCCCCAACGGCGACGACACCATCGAACTCGCCGCCGAGTCGAACGGCTGA
- a CDS encoding DEAD/DEAH box helicase produces the protein MSRQVGRVETLFLHGRDDDVLVAVTRDGERVFRGVLDLKETDAGPRPGRFRIKRGSTEEPRDPSQFVELARRAEHIRISQQTSATDRERIGDMLDGYQLDALTVRTCRYCASEGRYSPITEDTAIKADRDHICPDCAKRELDGELAYAGGLTGAAQDRLEELLLEVQDLDRIVNLLQGELDPDLTKFDEIGATVDDVDPVPTSELDLHPDLKAQVTGRFDSLLPVQSLSVRNGLMDGDDQLVVSATATGKTLVGELAGIDRALKGNGKLLFLVPLVALANQKAENFEERYGDLVDVTIRVGGSRVTDDGTRFDPSADVVVGTYEGIDHALRTGKDLGDVGTVVIDEIHTLKEGERGHRLDGMISRLKGYCERRADRRGNYTGAQWIYLSATVGNPEWLARQLRATLIEFEERPIPIERHVTFADAHEKTRIENRLVRREFDSKSSKGYRGQTIIFTNSRRRCHEISRKLEYDSAPYHAGLDYGRRKRVERQFGDQDLAAVVTTAALAAGVDFPASQVVFDTLAMGIEWLSVQEFEQMLGRAGRPDYHDQGTVYLLVEPDCAYHNSMEMTEDEVAFKLLKGEMEDVRTEYDLSAAAEETLANIVVAGTGAKRLNDRMLGDVPTKRAIAKLLEWEFIDGLEPTPLGRAVTRHFLAPDDAFAILDRIRQGLDPYDIVAELELRDEDR, from the coding sequence GTGTCACGGCAGGTCGGCCGCGTCGAGACGCTCTTCCTCCACGGGCGCGACGACGACGTTCTCGTCGCCGTCACCCGCGACGGCGAGCGGGTGTTCCGGGGTGTCCTCGACCTCAAGGAGACGGACGCCGGTCCCCGACCCGGACGCTTCCGGATCAAGCGCGGGTCGACGGAGGAGCCACGCGACCCGAGCCAGTTCGTCGAACTCGCGCGCCGGGCCGAGCACATCCGCATCTCCCAGCAGACGTCGGCGACCGACCGGGAGCGGATCGGCGACATGCTCGACGGCTACCAACTCGACGCGCTGACGGTCCGGACCTGTCGCTACTGCGCCTCCGAGGGTCGGTACTCGCCCATCACGGAGGACACCGCGATCAAAGCGGATCGGGATCACATCTGTCCCGACTGTGCGAAACGCGAACTCGACGGCGAACTCGCCTACGCCGGCGGGTTGACGGGTGCGGCACAGGACCGTCTCGAGGAACTCCTGTTGGAGGTGCAGGACCTGGACCGCATCGTCAACCTCCTGCAGGGCGAACTCGATCCGGACCTCACGAAGTTCGACGAGATCGGCGCGACCGTCGACGACGTCGACCCCGTCCCGACGAGCGAGTTGGACCTCCACCCGGACCTGAAAGCACAGGTCACCGGCCGGTTCGACTCCCTGCTCCCCGTCCAGAGCCTCTCGGTCCGTAACGGCCTCATGGACGGCGACGACCAGCTCGTCGTGAGCGCGACGGCGACGGGGAAGACGCTGGTCGGCGAACTCGCTGGCATCGACCGCGCGCTGAAGGGAAACGGAAAACTGCTCTTTCTCGTCCCGCTCGTCGCCCTCGCCAACCAGAAGGCGGAAAACTTCGAGGAGCGGTACGGCGACCTCGTCGACGTGACGATCCGCGTCGGCGGCAGTCGCGTCACCGACGACGGCACGCGCTTCGACCCCTCGGCCGACGTGGTCGTCGGCACCTACGAGGGGATCGACCACGCGCTCCGGACCGGCAAGGACCTGGGTGACGTGGGGACCGTCGTCATCGACGAGATTCACACGCTGAAGGAGGGCGAACGCGGCCACCGCCTCGACGGGATGATCTCGCGGCTGAAGGGGTACTGCGAACGTCGGGCCGATCGGCGCGGCAACTACACCGGCGCGCAGTGGATCTACCTCTCGGCGACCGTCGGCAACCCCGAGTGGCTGGCCCGACAACTCCGCGCGACGCTCATCGAGTTCGAGGAGCGACCAATCCCCATCGAGCGCCACGTCACCTTCGCCGACGCCCACGAGAAGACCCGGATCGAGAACCGCCTCGTCCGCCGGGAGTTCGACAGCAAGTCCTCGAAGGGGTATCGCGGCCAGACGATCATATTCACCAACTCCCGGCGGCGGTGTCACGAGATCTCCCGCAAACTGGAGTACGACTCCGCACCCTACCACGCCGGCCTCGATTACGGCCGTCGCAAGCGCGTCGAGCGCCAGTTCGGCGATCAGGATCTGGCGGCCGTCGTCACGACCGCCGCCCTGGCCGCCGGCGTCGACTTCCCCGCCTCGCAGGTCGTCTTCGACACGCTGGCGATGGGGATCGAGTGGCTCTCGGTCCAGGAGTTCGAACAGATGCTCGGCCGGGCCGGTCGCCCCGACTACCACGATCAGGGGACCGTCTACCTGCTGGTCGAACCCGACTGTGCCTACCACAACAGCATGGAGATGACCGAAGACGAGGTGGCGTTCAAGCTGTTGAAAGGCGAGATGGAGGACGTCCGCACCGAGTACGACCTGTCGGCGGCCGCCGAGGAGACGCTGGCCAACATCGTCGTCGCGGGCACGGGAGCGAAACGCCTCAACGACCGGATGCTCGGCGACGTACCGACCAAACGCGCCATCGCCAAACTGCTGGAGTGGGAGTTCATCGATGGTCTGGAACCGACGCCGCTGGGGCGGGCAGTGACCCGACACTTCCTCGCGCCCGACGACGCCTTCGCCATCCTCGACCGGATCCGGCAGGGACTGGACCCCTACGACATCGTGGCCGAACTCGAACTCCGGGACGAGGACCGGTAG
- a CDS encoding thioesterase family protein: MSDFEYETELGVRFRDVDAMGHVNNAVYATYLEQARVDYYADVLGVGLDDIDTVLVNLEIDYRSEVALEDGAVTVAMGVREIGESSVTAAYEVRVGERVAATAETVQVYVDPEEGGSRPLPESWVDRMESYRE; the protein is encoded by the coding sequence ATGTCCGACTTCGAGTACGAGACGGAACTCGGCGTTCGCTTCCGCGACGTGGACGCCATGGGCCACGTCAACAACGCCGTCTACGCGACGTATCTGGAACAGGCGCGCGTCGACTACTACGCCGACGTGTTGGGCGTCGGCCTCGACGACATCGACACCGTCCTCGTGAACTTAGAGATCGACTACCGCAGCGAGGTCGCACTGGAGGACGGGGCGGTGACGGTCGCGATGGGCGTCCGGGAGATCGGCGAGTCGAGCGTCACCGCCGCGTACGAGGTCCGGGTCGGGGAGCGAGTCGCCGCGACCGCCGAGACGGTGCAGGTGTACGTCGACCCCGAGGAGGGCGGATCGCGGCCGCTCCCCGAGTCGTGGGTCGACCGCATGGAGTCCTATCGTGAATGA
- a CDS encoding 3-hydroxyacyl-CoA dehydrogenase family protein, producing MSTTPPSPPAAVTVVGAGTMGHGLALQFARHGATVVLVDHRRSNLDDARDGVDDTLDFLGSAGLLDADTDPDAVRDRIGYTLDLPTAAGDAPLVVETVAEDLDVKESVFEELAAHAPDEAVLATNTSGIQITDVAAAVPDAADRVVGCHWWNPPYLLPTVEVVRGAETSDDTVDRTAAFVEAVGRDPIVVERDVPGFVWNRIQFAVLRECVHLVTEGVASLPDVERAVRDGYALRTAAIGPFETADLAGLDLFRTIASNLYPHLSDADEPGPLFDDRIDAGRGGVDDGAGFHEYDDPPADVIRRRNRRVAAIRRAVED from the coding sequence ATGTCCACCACACCTCCGTCGCCGCCCGCAGCGGTGACCGTCGTCGGCGCGGGGACGATGGGCCACGGTCTCGCCCTCCAGTTCGCCCGTCACGGTGCGACCGTCGTGCTCGTCGACCACCGACGGTCGAACCTCGACGACGCCCGAGACGGCGTCGACGACACACTCGACTTCCTCGGTTCGGCGGGGTTGCTCGACGCCGATACGGATCCCGACGCCGTTCGGGACCGCATCGGCTATACGCTCGACCTCCCGACCGCCGCGGGCGACGCCCCGCTCGTCGTCGAGACGGTGGCCGAGGACCTCGACGTGAAGGAGTCGGTGTTCGAGGAACTGGCCGCCCACGCGCCCGACGAGGCCGTCCTCGCCACCAACACCTCGGGCATCCAGATAACCGACGTCGCCGCGGCGGTGCCCGACGCCGCCGACCGGGTCGTCGGCTGTCACTGGTGGAACCCGCCGTACCTCCTGCCCACCGTCGAGGTGGTTCGGGGCGCGGAGACGAGCGACGACACCGTCGACCGGACGGCGGCGTTCGTCGAGGCCGTCGGCCGCGACCCCATCGTCGTCGAACGCGACGTGCCGGGATTCGTCTGGAACCGGATCCAGTTCGCCGTCCTCCGGGAGTGTGTCCACCTCGTGACCGAGGGGGTCGCCTCCCTTCCGGACGTCGAACGGGCGGTCCGGGACGGCTACGCGCTGCGGACCGCCGCTATCGGTCCCTTCGAGACGGCCGACCTCGCTGGTCTCGACCTGTTCCGGACCATCGCGTCGAACCTCTACCCGCACCTGAGCGACGCGGACGAACCCGGACCGTTGTTCGACGACCGGATCGACGCCGGGCGCGGCGGCGTCGACGACGGTGCCGGCTTCCACGAGTACGACGACCCGCCCGCGGACGTGATCCGCCGGCGAAACCGCCGAGTGGCGGCGATCAGGCGGGCGGTGGAGGATTAG
- a CDS encoding DUF7511 domain-containing protein → MSNTSTPGPAAPDGDHDADTGRLCAVVVTYDGAADRRTLYPPEATETERLTHWLTADADAFVPLESSR, encoded by the coding sequence ATGTCGAACACCTCCACGCCCGGTCCCGCCGCCCCGGACGGCGACCACGACGCGGACACCGGTCGCCTGTGTGCCGTCGTGGTCACGTACGACGGCGCGGCGGACCGACGCACGCTCTACCCGCCGGAGGCGACGGAGACCGAACGGCTCACCCACTGGTTGACCGCAGACGCCGACGCCTTCGTCCCCCTCGAATCGTCACGCTAA
- a CDS encoding MFS transporter has translation MSEEAAARVSSWRSPSNALWVVVASGTLTVMAGAILGPVVNQVGESLGVSQSLAGLVITTHGLFIVLAGPVAGGLIDRFGPRRPYVLGLALYGIAGGAGLVVESFPTLLVSRAVLGVAVTFVYTSITVLIYNLYEGAAKDRAMGLRGSANSLGAAVWPLVGGVLGTLSWHSPFGVYLLALPLGAVAVLTVPEPAVAPREDDESGVRALARVTRSTPLLGLVYGLFFAANLLLYAIVVYYPRVLETFGVASSLGISLYLSALGIAGGASAYVYDRLTRRFDHRRLTLGALGAWTVGLAVATVVTTATAALVPVVLFGLGQGVVFPTVLLWVEELVPPGRQGQFSSYVAMVGYLGQFLAPVVFGPVADAVGVRAVFAVAAVGVAGGLVGVGARVVADT, from the coding sequence ATGAGCGAAGAGGCGGCCGCCCGTGTGTCGTCTTGGCGTTCGCCGTCGAACGCCCTCTGGGTCGTCGTCGCCTCGGGGACGCTCACCGTGATGGCCGGGGCGATTCTCGGTCCGGTCGTCAACCAAGTTGGGGAGAGTCTGGGTGTCTCCCAGTCGCTCGCGGGCCTCGTCATCACGACCCACGGCCTCTTCATCGTTCTCGCGGGCCCGGTCGCCGGTGGGCTGATCGACCGGTTCGGCCCCAGACGACCGTACGTCCTCGGACTGGCGCTCTACGGGATCGCTGGCGGCGCCGGCCTCGTCGTCGAGTCGTTCCCCACGTTGCTCGTCTCGCGGGCGGTCCTCGGCGTCGCCGTCACGTTCGTCTACACGTCGATCACGGTACTGATCTACAACCTCTACGAGGGGGCAGCGAAGGACCGAGCGATGGGGTTGCGCGGCAGCGCAAACAGCCTCGGCGCGGCGGTCTGGCCGCTAGTCGGCGGTGTCCTCGGAACCCTCTCGTGGCACAGCCCGTTCGGAGTCTACCTCCTCGCGCTTCCGCTGGGGGCCGTCGCCGTCCTGACCGTGCCGGAACCGGCAGTCGCCCCGCGGGAAGACGACGAGAGCGGCGTCCGGGCGCTCGCCCGTGTCACCCGGTCGACACCGTTGCTCGGCCTCGTCTACGGTCTCTTTTTCGCCGCGAACTTGTTGCTCTACGCCATCGTCGTCTACTACCCGCGCGTCCTCGAGACGTTCGGCGTGGCGTCGTCGCTCGGCATCAGCCTCTACCTCTCGGCGCTCGGGATCGCCGGCGGTGCCAGTGCCTACGTCTACGACCGGCTCACGCGCCGGTTCGACCACCGGCGGCTCACGCTGGGCGCGCTGGGCGCGTGGACGGTCGGGTTAGCCGTCGCGACGGTCGTGACGACGGCGACGGCCGCCCTCGTTCCCGTCGTCCTGTTCGGCCTCGGTCAGGGAGTCGTGTTCCCGACGGTGTTACTGTGGGTCGAGGAACTGGTCCCCCCCGGGCGACAGGGCCAGTTCAGTTCGTACGTCGCGATGGTCGGCTACCTCGGCCAGTTCCTCGCGCCGGTGGTGTTCGGACCGGTGGCCGACGCCGTCGGCGTCCGGGCCGTCTTCGCAGTCGCCGCAGTGGGTGTCGCCGGCGGACTCGTCGGCGTCGGTGCCAGGGTCGTCGCCGACACCTGA
- a CDS encoding MFS transporter, with protein MYSDDEEVAVFTALAHATFHVYELSIPLFIPVWLDVFSASTATLGIVVGAGYALIGVGALPSGVLSDRFGSKTLVVVAVGGMGGGFLVLAAARGVAGLAAVLLLWGAAASIYHPAGLSLISRVAENRGAVFAYHGVGGSLGTVVGPAATAVLLAVVDWRLAAVGLAIPAAAVVVSGSLSGVEDARGSDGGVTDLPELVADTRALFTAGFALTLVVVMLYGTYYRGLLTFLPESLSGLAVFDAVVLAGWTVDPTQYVYAGLLAVGAVGQYAGGRLTDHVRPELALVGALGTLAVAAVAFVPASTVGPAPFLLVCGVLGLVLYAVAPIYQVAIAVRAPEDSHGLSYGYTYLGMFGVGALGAAMAGTVLTRAGTGALFSTLALLAALAAAVAVLLVRRRV; from the coding sequence GTGTACTCCGACGACGAGGAGGTCGCGGTCTTCACCGCACTCGCACACGCGACCTTCCACGTGTACGAGCTCTCGATCCCGCTGTTCATCCCCGTCTGGCTCGACGTCTTCTCGGCGTCGACGGCGACGCTCGGTATCGTCGTCGGTGCGGGGTACGCGTTGATCGGGGTCGGTGCGCTCCCGAGCGGCGTCCTCTCGGATCGGTTCGGCTCCAAGACGCTCGTCGTCGTCGCCGTCGGCGGCATGGGCGGTGGCTTCCTCGTCCTCGCGGCCGCTCGGGGTGTCGCCGGTCTCGCGGCCGTGCTCCTGTTGTGGGGGGCCGCGGCCAGCATCTACCACCCCGCCGGGCTGTCGCTCATCAGTCGCGTCGCGGAGAACCGAGGGGCCGTCTTCGCGTACCACGGCGTCGGCGGCAGTCTCGGCACCGTCGTCGGTCCGGCGGCGACGGCGGTGCTTCTGGCCGTCGTCGACTGGCGACTCGCCGCCGTCGGCCTCGCCATCCCCGCCGCGGCGGTGGTCGTCTCGGGCTCGCTCTCGGGCGTCGAGGACGCACGGGGGAGCGACGGCGGCGTGACCGACCTCCCCGAACTCGTCGCCGACACCCGCGCGCTGTTCACCGCCGGGTTCGCGCTCACGCTGGTCGTCGTCATGCTGTACGGGACCTACTACCGCGGTCTGCTGACCTTCCTGCCCGAGTCGCTGTCCGGACTGGCCGTCTTCGACGCCGTCGTCCTCGCCGGGTGGACCGTCGACCCAACGCAGTACGTCTACGCCGGCCTCCTCGCCGTCGGAGCGGTCGGGCAGTACGCCGGCGGTCGACTCACGGACCACGTCCGCCCGGAACTGGCACTCGTCGGTGCCCTTGGAACCCTCGCCGTCGCCGCCGTCGCGTTCGTCCCGGCGTCTACGGTCGGCCCAGCCCCGTTCCTCCTCGTCTGTGGCGTCCTCGGACTCGTCCTGTACGCCGTCGCGCCGATCTACCAGGTGGCGATCGCCGTCCGGGCACCGGAGGACAGCCACGGCCTCTCCTATGGCTACACGTACCTCGGGATGTTCGGCGTCGGTGCCCTCGGGGCCGCCATGGCCGGGACGGTCCTCACTCGCGCCGGGACGGGGGCGCTGTTCTCGACGCTCGCGCTCCTCGCGGCCCTCGCGGCGGCCGTCGCGGTCCTCCTCGTGCGCCGTCGCGTGTGA
- a CDS encoding cupin domain-containing protein codes for MSKGWTHVDLADVAPNPEKPGTRMALSPPLGIEAFNLNVAVLGTGERLSENHYHYHENQQELFLVVAGRCRVETEREGFEMGTDEAVAFDDGEAGAHVVHNPFDEPCRLVAVGWPQDGRYPVHQLLTTEELRESRDDDSGDAADAE; via the coding sequence ATGTCCAAGGGCTGGACCCACGTCGACCTCGCGGACGTCGCCCCGAACCCCGAGAAGCCCGGCACCCGCATGGCGCTCTCGCCGCCCCTCGGTATCGAGGCGTTCAACCTCAACGTCGCGGTACTGGGGACGGGCGAACGCCTCTCGGAGAACCACTACCACTACCACGAGAACCAGCAGGAACTGTTCCTCGTCGTCGCCGGACGCTGTCGCGTCGAGACCGAGCGCGAGGGGTTCGAGATGGGGACCGACGAGGCCGTCGCCTTCGACGACGGCGAGGCGGGCGCACACGTCGTCCACAACCCGTTCGACGAGCCGTGCCGACTCGTCGCGGTCGGGTGGCCCCAGGACGGTCGGTATCCCGTCCACCAACTGCTGACGACCGAGGAGCTCCGCGAGTCACGGGACGATGATTCGGGCGACGCCGCCGACGCCGAGTGA
- a CDS encoding universal stress protein, whose protein sequence is MTIVACVDRSEHATEIIAEAVRLGEAFDDRIHAVHVLSKDEFVDLQQTSVKDTGAEVSAGRIESLAAEIAADALADAGASGEAVGLVGDPASEIVGYAADLDARYVVLGGRNQSRVGKALFGSVAQSVLLDSALPAVLVRSTE, encoded by the coding sequence ATGACTATCGTCGCCTGCGTCGACAGAAGCGAGCACGCCACGGAGATCATCGCGGAAGCGGTTCGGCTCGGCGAGGCGTTCGACGACCGGATTCACGCCGTCCACGTCCTCTCGAAGGACGAGTTCGTCGACCTCCAGCAGACGAGCGTCAAAGACACCGGTGCGGAGGTATCCGCCGGTCGGATCGAGTCGCTCGCGGCCGAAATCGCCGCCGACGCCCTCGCCGACGCCGGTGCGAGCGGCGAGGCCGTCGGCCTCGTCGGGGACCCCGCAAGCGAGATCGTCGGCTACGCCGCGGACCTCGACGCGAGGTACGTCGTGCTCGGCGGGCGAAACCAGTCGCGAGTCGGGAAGGCCCTCTTCGGGAGCGTCGCTCAGTCGGTCCTCCTCGACTCGGCGCTTCCGGCCGTCCTCGTCCGCAGCACCGAGTGA
- the gatB gene encoding Asp-tRNA(Asn)/Glu-tRNA(Gln) amidotransferase subunit GatB has translation MTTQALEQRDLAVVIGLEVHVQLETDTKVFCGCSTEAGDDEEPNTRTCPVCLGLPGALPVLNEAAVEAAVKVGQALDADVAEETRFHRKNYYYPDLPKNFQITQYDAPICADGSLEVAVEDDRREIGIGRAHLEEDPGSLQHEGGNIETADHTLVDYNRAGTPLMEIVTDPDFRGPEEVRAFLAKLEEVLEYLGVFDASRDGSLRIDANISLVPADEMADDGSVDDAVLADANRTEVKNISSHKGAEKALAYEVTRQKNAVERGRGVEQETRHWDESRGITVSMRSKEEEKDYRYFREADLPPLRVSDWTERLSIPELPDARRDRFREAYGLDAEAASKLTSTKEVADFFEDVADRFDPDLAATWVADDLLGELNYRDMQVTDVEGRLDEFARLIELVDADEITEKNAREVVLRTMLDEGIGPDAVVEREGLGKADDDAVATAVVEAIEENPDAVEDYHAGEGGALNFLVGQVMSKTGGSADPGTVNGLLRERLDDAGD, from the coding sequence ATGACTACGCAGGCCCTCGAGCAGCGTGACCTCGCCGTCGTCATCGGCCTCGAGGTCCACGTCCAGCTCGAAACCGACACGAAGGTCTTCTGTGGCTGTTCGACCGAGGCGGGAGACGACGAGGAGCCAAACACCCGGACCTGTCCGGTCTGTCTGGGGCTCCCCGGTGCGCTCCCCGTCCTCAACGAGGCGGCCGTCGAGGCCGCGGTGAAGGTCGGACAGGCGCTGGACGCCGACGTCGCCGAGGAGACCCGGTTCCACCGGAAGAACTACTACTACCCCGACCTGCCGAAGAACTTCCAGATCACGCAGTACGACGCGCCGATCTGTGCCGACGGTTCGCTCGAAGTCGCCGTCGAGGACGACCGCCGGGAGATCGGCATCGGCCGCGCACACCTCGAGGAGGACCCCGGAAGCCTCCAGCACGAGGGTGGCAACATCGAGACGGCCGACCACACCCTCGTCGACTACAACCGCGCCGGCACGCCGCTGATGGAGATCGTCACCGATCCCGACTTCCGGGGCCCGGAGGAGGTGCGGGCCTTCCTCGCGAAACTCGAGGAGGTGCTCGAGTACCTGGGCGTCTTCGACGCCTCCCGCGACGGGAGTCTCCGGATCGACGCCAACATCTCGCTGGTGCCGGCCGACGAGATGGCCGACGACGGCAGCGTCGACGACGCGGTCCTCGCCGACGCCAACCGGACGGAGGTGAAGAACATCTCCAGTCACAAGGGCGCGGAGAAGGCGCTGGCCTACGAGGTGACCCGGCAGAAGAACGCCGTCGAGCGGGGGCGCGGGGTCGAACAGGAGACCCGCCACTGGGACGAGAGCCGCGGCATCACCGTCTCGATGCGCTCGAAGGAGGAGGAGAAGGACTACCGCTACTTCCGCGAGGCGGACCTCCCGCCCTTGCGGGTCTCGGACTGGACGGAGCGGCTATCGATCCCGGAACTGCCCGACGCCCGCCGCGACCGCTTCCGCGAGGCGTACGGTCTCGACGCGGAGGCGGCGTCGAAACTCACCTCGACCAAGGAAGTCGCGGACTTCTTCGAGGACGTGGCCGATCGGTTCGACCCCGACCTCGCGGCGACGTGGGTCGCCGACGACCTGCTGGGCGAACTCAACTACCGCGACATGCAGGTGACGGACGTCGAGGGGCGCCTCGACGAGTTCGCTCGGCTGATCGAACTCGTCGACGCCGACGAGATCACGGAGAAGAACGCCCGCGAGGTGGTGTTGCGGACGATGCTCGACGAGGGGATCGGTCCGGACGCAGTCGTCGAACGCGAAGGGCTCGGGAAGGCCGACGACGACGCCGTCGCGACGGCCGTCGTCGAGGCCATCGAGGAGAATCCCGACGCGGTCGAGGACTACCACGCCGGCGAGGGGGGTGCGCTCAACTTCCTCGTCGGACAGGTGATGAGCAAGACGGGGGGGAGCGCCGACCCCGGTACCGTCAACGGCCTCCTCCGAGAGCGACTGGACGACGCCGGCGACTGA